One stretch of Siphonobacter curvatus DNA includes these proteins:
- the miaB gene encoding tRNA (N6-isopentenyl adenosine(37)-C2)-methylthiotransferase MiaB — protein MKTLEILTPEDKQGIDLPRLLEDEQNALGKKKLYIESYGCQMNFSDSEIVASIMREKGFATTSSIDEADLVLLNTCAIRDNAEQKVRNRLSTFTSLKRRKPDTMIGVLGCMAERLKAKLLEEEKVVDMVVGPDAYRDLPRLLDEVETGQKAVNVFLSKEETYADIAPVRLNSNGVTAFISIMRGCDNMCSFCVVPFTRGRERSRDAYSVVQEARDLFAQGYREVTLLGQNVDSYKWASEDGTEQVNFAGLLEKVALVSPELRVRFSTSHPKDITDEVLYTMKKYDNVCNYIHLPAQSGNSRVLKLMNRTYDREWYMNRVDAIRRILGNDCGISQDMIAGFCTETEEEHRDTLTLMDYVKYDYGYMFAYSERPGTPAAKKLVDDIPEDVKKRRLNEIIALQQQHSLERNQQAIGKVHKVLVEGTSKRSAEHLQGRNDQNKVVVFPKHNFTKGQYVNVLVTDCTAATLLGEPVL, from the coding sequence ATGAAGACCTTAGAAATCCTGACTCCTGAAGATAAGCAAGGCATTGACCTTCCCCGTTTACTCGAGGATGAGCAAAATGCCCTTGGTAAAAAGAAATTATATATTGAAAGCTACGGCTGTCAGATGAACTTCTCCGACAGCGAAATCGTGGCTTCCATCATGCGGGAAAAAGGCTTTGCGACGACTTCCAGCATTGACGAGGCCGATCTGGTTCTACTTAACACCTGTGCTATTCGCGACAACGCCGAACAGAAAGTAAGGAACCGTTTAAGCACTTTTACCAGCCTGAAACGCCGCAAACCCGACACTATGATTGGTGTACTGGGCTGCATGGCCGAACGTCTCAAAGCGAAGTTACTGGAAGAAGAAAAAGTGGTTGACATGGTCGTGGGTCCCGATGCGTACCGTGACCTGCCCCGCTTGCTCGACGAAGTAGAAACGGGCCAGAAAGCCGTAAACGTTTTTCTTTCCAAGGAAGAAACCTACGCCGACATTGCTCCCGTACGCTTGAATTCCAACGGCGTAACGGCCTTTATCAGCATCATGCGGGGTTGCGACAACATGTGTAGCTTCTGCGTAGTACCCTTCACGCGGGGCCGCGAACGTTCGCGGGATGCGTATTCCGTCGTACAGGAAGCCCGGGATTTGTTTGCACAGGGTTACCGGGAAGTCACGCTGCTGGGCCAGAACGTAGATAGCTACAAATGGGCTTCGGAAGACGGTACCGAGCAGGTAAACTTTGCCGGATTGCTGGAAAAAGTAGCCCTGGTGAGCCCGGAGTTGCGGGTACGCTTCAGCACCTCCCACCCCAAGGATATTACGGACGAAGTACTCTACACCATGAAGAAGTACGACAACGTCTGCAACTACATTCACCTGCCGGCACAAAGCGGCAATTCCCGGGTTCTAAAACTCATGAACCGGACCTACGACCGGGAGTGGTACATGAACCGGGTAGACGCCATTCGTCGGATTCTGGGCAATGACTGCGGCATCTCGCAGGATATGATCGCTGGGTTCTGTACGGAAACGGAGGAAGAACACCGCGATACGCTTACGCTCATGGACTACGTCAAATACGACTACGGCTACATGTTTGCCTACTCCGAGCGTCCGGGTACGCCAGCGGCCAAAAAGCTCGTCGATGACATTCCAGAAGACGTGAAAAAACGTCGCCTTAACGAAATCATTGCCTTGCAGCAACAGCATAGCCTCGAACGCAATCAGCAGGCCATTGGTAAAGTACACAAGGTACTCGTGGAAGGAACGTCCAAACGTTCTGCCGAGCACCTGCAGGGCCGTAACGACCAGAATAAGGTCGTTGTGTTCCCCAAACATAACTTTACCAAAGGTCAATACGTGAATGTATTGGTTACGGATTGTACGGCGGCAACGTTGCTGGGCGAACCCGTTCTTTAG
- a CDS encoding sigma-54 interaction domain-containing protein has product MSPQEIQSIKSRFGIIGNSSALNYAIQIAAQVAPTDLTVLITGESGSGKESFSKIIHQLSTRKHGQFIAINCGAIPEGTIDSELFGHEKGAFTGAVDARKGYFEVTDGGTIFLDEIAEMPLGTQARLLRVLENKEFIRVGSSKIMKTDVRVVAATNVNLMQAVEKGRFREDLYYRLNTVPIFVPPLRDRGDDVLMLFRKFTADFSERQRIRPVQLTEDAREVLLSYRFPGNIRQLKNLAEQVSILEEERTINGRSLLKYIPDAQRSSLPDVFRDGQSQDFNERELLYKVLFDLKRDVTELKKLFVEMAQNGAGDGEILRQHANLFQGVADEPVNFSENHTPTRYLPVSSTATPPTSPNVFSLDQSNDSSFVDVTDESEDESLSLEKKEKEMIIKALRKNGNKRKNAAQALGISERTLYRKIKQYEIDEE; this is encoded by the coding sequence ATGTCACCTCAGGAAATACAATCCATAAAATCGCGGTTTGGCATCATTGGTAATTCATCAGCACTGAATTACGCCATCCAGATCGCAGCCCAGGTCGCTCCTACCGATCTAACGGTACTCATTACCGGAGAAAGCGGAAGCGGGAAAGAGTCGTTTTCCAAGATTATCCATCAACTATCGACCCGTAAGCACGGCCAGTTCATTGCCATTAACTGCGGAGCCATTCCAGAGGGAACCATTGATTCCGAGTTATTTGGACACGAAAAAGGAGCCTTTACCGGAGCCGTCGATGCTCGAAAGGGATATTTTGAAGTAACGGACGGCGGTACCATTTTTCTCGATGAAATCGCTGAAATGCCGTTGGGTACGCAGGCCCGGCTCTTACGAGTACTCGAAAACAAGGAGTTTATCCGCGTCGGTTCTTCCAAAATCATGAAGACCGACGTTCGGGTCGTAGCGGCTACTAACGTTAATCTAATGCAGGCGGTAGAGAAAGGCCGCTTCCGGGAAGATTTGTACTATCGTCTGAATACGGTACCCATTTTCGTGCCACCCCTGCGGGACCGGGGCGATGACGTACTGATGCTTTTCCGGAAATTTACGGCGGACTTCAGCGAACGTCAACGCATCCGCCCCGTACAGCTCACCGAAGATGCCCGGGAAGTACTGCTGAGTTACCGTTTTCCGGGAAATATTCGCCAATTAAAAAATTTGGCGGAACAGGTTTCCATCCTCGAAGAAGAACGCACCATCAATGGCCGTTCGTTGCTCAAATACATTCCGGATGCCCAGCGTTCGTCCCTACCGGACGTATTCCGGGACGGCCAAAGCCAGGATTTCAACGAACGGGAGTTACTCTACAAAGTGCTCTTCGACCTCAAACGTGACGTAACAGAACTGAAAAAGCTATTCGTGGAAATGGCTCAGAATGGTGCAGGCGACGGTGAAATTCTTCGGCAACACGCCAATTTGTTTCAGGGCGTGGCTGACGAACCCGTTAATTTTAGTGAAAATCATACGCCGACCCGGTACCTGCCCGTTTCGAGTACGGCTACGCCGCCCACATCACCCAATGTCTTTTCGCTGGATCAGTCCAACGATTCCAGCTTTGTGGATGTAACGGACGAGTCAGAAGATGAATCGCTTTCGCTGGAAAAGAAAGAGAAAGAGATGATTATCAAAGCTCTGCGTAAGAACGGCAATAAACGTAAAAATGCGGCTCAGGCCCTCGGCATTTCCGAACGGACGCTGTACCGGAAAATTAAACAGTATGAGATTGATGAAGAGTAG
- the lptE gene encoding LptE family protein: protein MKSSPFRGNKALSRTLLLLLILLPGVLLNGCGPYSFSPGGKLSADLKTITINNFVMNAAGGPATLPNTFTEQLKEYFQRNTRLQLKPGGDGDLLIEGAITGYDVTPQAPTAQDKAGLNRLTVTVTVRFVNTKDESASFEQPFSFFRDFPQNQTLNQVEGQLIPPILEQIILDIFNKTAGDW from the coding sequence ATGAAGAGTAGTCCTTTCCGCGGCAACAAAGCCCTTAGCCGTACCTTGTTACTGCTCCTGATTCTGCTACCGGGCGTCCTATTGAACGGTTGCGGTCCGTATTCCTTTTCGCCGGGCGGGAAATTGTCAGCGGATCTAAAGACCATTACGATTAACAACTTCGTCATGAATGCGGCAGGTGGACCGGCTACCCTGCCCAACACCTTTACCGAACAGCTAAAAGAATATTTCCAGCGAAATACCCGGCTACAACTCAAACCCGGTGGCGATGGTGACTTATTAATCGAAGGAGCGATTACGGGTTACGACGTGACACCGCAGGCTCCTACGGCCCAGGATAAGGCGGGTTTGAACCGACTAACCGTCACCGTTACGGTTCGGTTTGTGAATACCAAAGATGAATCGGCGAGTTTCGAACAACCCTTTTCGTTTTTCCGGGATTTCCCGCAAAACCAAACCCTAAATCAGGTCGAAGGACAACTGATTCCGCCTATTCTGGAGCAGATCATTCTGGACATTTTTAACAAAACAGCGGGCGACTGGTAA
- the secG gene encoding preprotein translocase subunit SecG → MFTTLIILSIIVAALLVLVVLIQNPKGGGLSQFTGAGSQQLFGVKKTGDLLEQLTWGFGGAIAVFALVSVFFLTGQTAGDGMDDGLGSAAPAVTAPAPRPATPAPTTPAQPAPAQPAQPQK, encoded by the coding sequence ATGTTTACTACGTTAATTATCCTCTCCATCATTGTGGCTGCCTTATTAGTCCTGGTGGTATTGATTCAAAACCCTAAAGGCGGTGGACTTTCACAGTTTACCGGAGCCGGTTCCCAACAACTCTTTGGCGTGAAAAAAACGGGTGATCTACTCGAACAACTCACCTGGGGGTTTGGTGGAGCCATTGCCGTATTTGCTCTGGTTTCTGTATTCTTCCTAACGGGTCAGACTGCCGGTGATGGAATGGATGATGGCTTAGGTTCGGCAGCTCCGGCGGTAACGGCTCCCGCTCCCCGTCCGGCGACGCCCGCTCCAACAACTCCTGCACAACCAGCTCCGGCTCAACCAGCACAGCCTCAGAAATAA
- a CDS encoding co-chaperone GroES — protein sequence MSVNVKPLADRVLVEPAPAEEKTAFGIIIPDTAKEKPQRGVVVAVGPGKKDEPLTVKEGDTVLYGKYSGTEISSDGKDYLIMRESDILAVLTEAAVVA from the coding sequence ATGTCAGTAAACGTCAAACCTTTGGCAGACCGCGTTCTGGTAGAACCGGCTCCCGCAGAAGAAAAGACTGCGTTCGGAATTATCATTCCCGATACCGCCAAAGAAAAACCTCAACGCGGAGTAGTAGTGGCTGTTGGCCCAGGCAAAAAAGATGAACCCCTGACGGTTAAAGAAGGCGATACCGTGCTGTACGGTAAATACTCAGGTACGGAAATCTCTTCCGACGGAAAAGATTACCTCATCATGCGGGAATCAGACATCCTGGCGGTACTTACTGAAGCAGCGGTTGTTGCTTAA
- the groL gene encoding chaperonin GroEL (60 kDa chaperone family; promotes refolding of misfolded polypeptides especially under stressful conditions; forms two stacked rings of heptamers to form a barrel-shaped 14mer; ends can be capped by GroES; misfolded proteins enter the barrel where they are refolded when GroES binds): MAKELFFDTEARDRLKRGVDALADAVKVTLGPKGRNVIIDKKFGSPAITKDGVTVAKEIELKDALENMGAQLVKEVASKTADQAGDGTTTATVLTQAIYSIGVKNVAAGANPMDLKRGIDKAVGKIVENLKSQSRAISTSKEIAQVATISANNDHEIGTMIADAMDKVGKEGVITVEEARGTETEVKTVEGMQFDRGYLSPYFVTNPDKMEADLDRPFLLISEKKVSSMKELLPVLEQVAQTGRPLVIIAEDVDGEALATLVVNKIRGALKVAAVKAPGFGDRRKAMLEDIAILTGGTVISEERGFKLENASIEYLGQAEKVLIDKDNTTIVNGVGAKEDITGRVNQIKTQIENTTSDYDREKLQERLAKLSGGVAILYIGAATEVEMKEKKDRVDDALHATRAAVEEGIVAGGGVALIRAVAALEGFKGDNDDQTTGVNIIRQAIEAPLRTIVANAGGEASVVINAVKQGTGDYGYNAREDRYENMIAAGIIDPTKVTRLALENAASVAGLLLTTECVVADKPEDNPAPAAGPGGMGGMM, translated from the coding sequence ATGGCAAAAGAACTCTTTTTTGACACCGAAGCTCGTGATCGCCTGAAGCGTGGCGTTGACGCTTTGGCAGACGCGGTTAAAGTAACCCTCGGCCCTAAAGGTCGTAACGTAATCATCGATAAGAAATTTGGCTCTCCGGCCATCACCAAAGATGGTGTAACGGTAGCTAAAGAAATCGAGTTGAAAGATGCTCTGGAAAACATGGGAGCTCAACTCGTGAAAGAAGTAGCTTCTAAAACGGCTGATCAAGCAGGTGATGGTACTACGACGGCTACGGTTCTGACGCAGGCGATCTACTCGATCGGTGTGAAAAACGTAGCAGCGGGTGCCAACCCAATGGATCTGAAACGCGGTATCGATAAAGCCGTAGGTAAGATCGTTGAAAACCTGAAGTCACAATCACGTGCCATCAGCACTTCCAAAGAAATCGCTCAGGTTGCTACGATCTCTGCTAACAACGACCACGAAATCGGTACGATGATCGCCGACGCCATGGACAAAGTGGGCAAAGAAGGTGTAATCACGGTTGAAGAAGCTCGCGGTACTGAAACCGAAGTAAAAACGGTAGAAGGTATGCAGTTTGACCGCGGTTACCTGTCTCCTTACTTCGTGACGAACCCGGACAAAATGGAAGCCGATCTGGATCGTCCCTTCCTGCTGATTTCTGAGAAGAAAGTTTCTTCGATGAAAGAACTGTTGCCCGTACTGGAGCAAGTAGCTCAAACCGGTCGTCCGCTGGTAATCATTGCCGAAGACGTAGACGGTGAAGCTCTGGCTACACTGGTGGTTAACAAAATCCGTGGTGCCTTGAAAGTGGCTGCCGTAAAAGCTCCTGGTTTCGGTGATCGTCGGAAAGCTATGCTGGAAGACATCGCGATCCTGACGGGTGGTACGGTGATCAGCGAAGAGCGTGGTTTCAAACTCGAAAATGCTTCGATTGAATACCTGGGTCAAGCTGAAAAAGTCCTGATCGACAAAGACAATACGACGATTGTAAACGGCGTAGGTGCGAAAGAGGACATTACAGGCCGCGTAAACCAAATCAAAACGCAGATCGAAAATACGACTTCGGATTACGACCGTGAGAAGCTGCAGGAACGTCTGGCGAAACTGTCAGGTGGTGTAGCGATTCTTTACATCGGTGCGGCTACCGAAGTTGAAATGAAAGAGAAAAAAGACCGCGTTGACGATGCTCTGCACGCAACTCGTGCGGCCGTTGAAGAAGGTATCGTAGCCGGTGGTGGCGTAGCCCTGATCCGTGCCGTTGCCGCTCTCGAAGGCTTCAAAGGTGACAACGACGACCAAACGACGGGTGTGAATATCATTCGTCAGGCCATCGAAGCTCCCCTGCGTACGATCGTAGCTAACGCTGGTGGCGAAGCTTCTGTAGTAATCAATGCCGTGAAACAAGGTACGGGTGACTATGGATACAACGCTCGCGAAGACCGTTACGAAAACATGATCGCAGCCGGTATCATTGATCCAACGAAAGTAACGCGTCTGGCTCTGGAAAACGCTGCTTCTGTAGCGGGTCTATTGCTGACTACTGAATGCGTAGTAGCTGACAAGCCTGAAGATAATCCTGCTCCTGCTGCCGGTCCTGGCGGAATGGGTGGCATGATGTAA
- a CDS encoding alpha-amylase family protein has translation MKKWLIFLACLSTQLSFAQTEAPTAPPAPIPTDFVEEIWYKRALIYNLDVKVFKDSDGDGMGDFKGLIQQLDYLKDLGITVIWLSPFHPSPLEDDGYDIADFYKVDPRVGTEADFKQLVEECKKRDMRVIIDLVINHTSNQHPWYQAARKDKNSPYRSWYVWSKERPQDADEGMVFPGVQKETWTYDSLAQEYYFHRFYDFQPDLNAQNPDVEVEIRKIVKYWLDFGISGFRLDAVPFYMEIPQSGMKNPMLQFDLLYGLRQFIQWHKADAAVLGEANVDPKETDKFLGKYGEGIQMMFNFYGNQYLFSALASENIETFKKALIETRDHSPANQWAWFLRNHDEIDLGRLSNEAREEVYSKFGPKENMRLYDRGIRRRLAPMLGNRKQIDLAYSLLFALPGTPSLRYGEEIGMGDDLSLKERNSVRTPMQWNTQKNAGFSTAAKTFHPVISQGDYAYQKVNVATQEKDQKSLLNTIKKFIKIRSQCPEIGWGEWTILPATTSTVLVMQYKWKDKSIVVAHNFSKEKQNIQLRMAEWKGKSLQDLLNEKTVKPVAEGSYSLAMEGYGFQWFRLN, from the coding sequence ATGAAGAAATGGCTTATTTTTCTAGCTTGCCTAAGTACCCAGCTCTCTTTCGCCCAGACCGAAGCACCAACCGCCCCACCAGCACCCATTCCGACGGATTTTGTCGAAGAAATCTGGTACAAGCGGGCCCTGATCTATAACCTCGACGTAAAAGTCTTCAAAGATTCCGACGGGGATGGCATGGGCGATTTCAAAGGATTAATTCAGCAACTGGATTACCTGAAAGACCTCGGCATAACCGTAATCTGGCTATCGCCTTTTCATCCGTCTCCCCTGGAAGACGATGGGTATGATATAGCGGATTTCTACAAGGTCGATCCCCGCGTCGGAACCGAAGCCGATTTCAAGCAATTGGTCGAGGAATGTAAAAAACGCGACATGCGGGTGATCATTGACCTGGTGATTAACCATACGTCTAATCAACACCCCTGGTATCAGGCAGCCCGTAAAGACAAAAACTCACCGTATCGCTCCTGGTATGTCTGGAGTAAAGAACGGCCCCAGGATGCTGATGAAGGTATGGTCTTTCCCGGGGTACAAAAGGAAACCTGGACCTACGATTCCTTGGCTCAGGAGTACTACTTCCACCGCTTTTACGATTTTCAACCCGATCTGAACGCCCAGAATCCAGACGTCGAAGTAGAGATTCGCAAAATTGTCAAGTACTGGCTGGATTTCGGCATTTCCGGATTCCGATTAGATGCGGTGCCTTTTTACATGGAAATCCCTCAGAGCGGCATGAAAAATCCCATGTTGCAATTTGATCTGCTCTATGGCCTGCGGCAATTCATCCAATGGCACAAAGCCGATGCTGCGGTATTGGGCGAAGCTAATGTTGATCCTAAGGAAACGGATAAATTTCTGGGTAAATACGGCGAGGGAATCCAGATGATGTTCAACTTCTACGGAAATCAGTACCTGTTCTCGGCTCTGGCTTCCGAAAATATCGAAACGTTCAAGAAAGCCCTGATCGAAACCCGCGATCATTCACCCGCCAATCAATGGGCCTGGTTCCTGCGTAATCACGACGAAATTGACCTGGGCCGACTGAGCAACGAAGCCCGGGAAGAAGTGTATTCCAAATTCGGCCCGAAAGAAAACATGCGTTTGTACGATCGGGGTATCCGTCGCCGGCTGGCTCCGATGTTGGGTAACCGGAAGCAAATTGATCTGGCCTATAGTTTACTATTTGCCTTGCCGGGTACGCCAAGCTTACGCTATGGGGAAGAGATTGGTATGGGCGATGATCTGAGCCTGAAAGAACGTAACTCGGTACGCACGCCCATGCAGTGGAATACGCAGAAAAACGCGGGCTTCTCTACGGCTGCCAAAACCTTTCATCCCGTCATCAGTCAGGGGGATTATGCGTACCAGAAAGTGAACGTAGCGACGCAGGAAAAGGACCAGAAATCACTACTGAATACCATCAAGAAGTTCATCAAAATTCGTAGCCAATGTCCGGAGATTGGCTGGGGCGAATGGACCATTCTTCCCGCTACGACGTCTACGGTACTGGTGATGCAGTACAAATGGAAAGATAAATCAATAGTCGTCGCCCACAATTTCAGCAAGGAAAAACAGAACATTCAACTGCGAATGGCTGAATGGAAAGGCAAGTCTTTGCAAGACTTACTCAATGAAAAAACGGTTAAACCCGTTGCCGAGGGTTCGTATTCGCTGGCTATGGAAGGCTACGGTTTCCAGTGGTTCCGATTGAACTAG
- a CDS encoding M14 family zinc carboxypeptidase, translating to MKRFFLLLTIALRMQAAFAQDLETIFERTKGAETPTYEQGMAYFRQLDQQFPQVQMRTMGLTDAGEPLHLLVISKDKNFDLVQQRKKGKAIFLIDNAIHPGEPDGVDACQMLLRNLLTSKDGLQLPDNVVLCVIPFYNIDGALNRNSTSRVNQNGPNSYGFRANGQNYDLNRDFVKADSRNAMAFAELFHLVDPDVFVDTHVSNGADYQHVMTLIATQHSKLGGGLGPFLHTKMEPYLYEQMKTKGYPMTPYVTNFGPNVTKEGFSGFIDYPRYSTGFAAMFQTLGFMPETHMLKSYEQRVKSTYALLKIYLEFTVTNAQEIMRLRKADREAVRTQQEFPLAWKKDESRSRPIEFLGYEHGYKPSDVSGQPRLYYDRSKPFQMSVPYYDYFVPTLTVKKPKAYLIPQAWWPVIERLKANHVVMKRLDQDTTLSVEAYRIESYQTSPRPYEGHYPHSDVKVSTHTQTIHFRKGDYYVECNQDKNRYLVETLEPTSPEGFFAWNFFDSILQQKEGFSDYVFEDLAAEFLRSHPEARQKLEEKRAQDPAFAKNGRAQLDFVHKLSPYYEPEHMRYPVFRIL from the coding sequence ATGAAACGTTTTTTCCTCCTGCTGACCATCGCACTACGTATGCAAGCCGCTTTTGCCCAAGATCTGGAAACGATTTTTGAACGAACCAAAGGAGCCGAAACTCCCACCTATGAGCAGGGAATGGCCTATTTCCGCCAACTGGATCAGCAATTCCCGCAGGTACAGATGCGTACCATGGGGCTGACCGACGCAGGCGAGCCGTTGCATTTATTAGTCATTTCAAAGGATAAAAACTTTGATCTGGTCCAGCAGCGAAAAAAAGGTAAGGCTATCTTTCTCATTGATAACGCCATTCATCCCGGCGAACCCGATGGCGTAGATGCCTGTCAAATGCTTTTGCGAAACCTGCTCACTAGCAAAGACGGCCTCCAATTGCCCGATAACGTCGTACTCTGCGTCATTCCTTTTTATAACATCGACGGAGCACTGAACCGTAATTCGACAAGTCGGGTGAACCAGAATGGCCCAAATTCCTACGGTTTTCGGGCGAATGGACAGAACTACGATCTCAACCGCGATTTCGTGAAAGCCGACAGCCGCAATGCGATGGCCTTTGCTGAACTATTCCATCTGGTTGATCCTGACGTTTTTGTCGATACGCACGTGAGCAACGGAGCCGATTACCAGCACGTAATGACGCTCATCGCTACGCAACACAGCAAACTAGGCGGTGGTCTGGGGCCGTTCTTGCACACGAAAATGGAGCCCTACCTATACGAGCAGATGAAAACCAAAGGTTATCCGATGACCCCCTACGTGACCAACTTTGGACCGAATGTGACGAAGGAAGGATTTAGCGGTTTCATTGACTATCCCCGCTATTCCACAGGTTTTGCGGCGATGTTCCAGACGCTTGGCTTCATGCCTGAAACGCACATGCTGAAGTCGTACGAGCAACGCGTGAAATCGACCTATGCATTACTAAAAATCTATCTGGAATTTACGGTAACGAATGCTCAGGAAATCATGCGTTTACGAAAGGCCGACCGGGAAGCCGTTCGAACGCAGCAGGAGTTTCCACTGGCCTGGAAAAAGGACGAAAGCCGCTCCCGGCCTATTGAATTTCTGGGTTACGAGCACGGGTACAAACCTAGTGACGTATCCGGGCAACCGCGATTGTACTACGACCGCAGCAAGCCGTTTCAGATGAGCGTTCCGTATTATGACTACTTCGTGCCGACGCTGACCGTGAAGAAACCGAAAGCCTACCTCATTCCGCAGGCCTGGTGGCCCGTGATCGAACGGCTGAAAGCGAACCACGTAGTCATGAAACGACTCGACCAGGACACCACGCTGAGCGTAGAAGCGTACCGGATTGAATCGTACCAGACCTCACCCCGCCCCTACGAAGGGCATTACCCCCATTCGGATGTGAAGGTGAGCACGCATACGCAGACGATTCATTTCCGCAAAGGCGATTATTACGTGGAATGCAATCAGGATAAGAACCGCTATCTGGTGGAGACGCTGGAACCAACGAGTCCGGAAGGTTTTTTTGCCTGGAATTTCTTTGATTCCATCTTACAGCAAAAGGAAGGCTTTTCGGATTATGTATTCGAAGATCTAGCGGCTGAATTTCTGAGAAGCCACCCGGAAGCCCGGCAAAAGCTGGAGGAAAAACGGGCTCAGGATCCTGCTTTCGCTAAAAATGGTCGGGCTCAACTGGACTTCGTCCATAAACTTTCGCCGTATTATGAACCCGAACATATGCGATATCCAGTATTTCGGATTTTGTAG
- a CDS encoding DUF481 domain-containing protein: MSFMSGLKYAAVFLLTFAVAPLAHAFMVSDSLRLREEVQTDTLPPGVENFPSLIQVTRPPADTLKHFTYAITLGGDYRSGNVQRSLYTLVTSFDYFNPKSILGLYTSPRYTYGTINKELQERELFVDLNATLWYNQHDVYLMGFGVHEESNLRQISNRWYGGAGFGWRILGGRKVPNTLVKISMTNAIIFEYTDFLNAEDVRVIRNSTRIRVGLTKDKLAFNSTVFVQPALNMANLRWSSLSTLAYALGKRLALSLTADHTYESVVLPGKKRTDFHWAIGLTFKN; encoded by the coding sequence ATGTCTTTCATGTCAGGACTCAAGTACGCCGCCGTTTTTCTGTTGACTTTTGCTGTTGCCCCGCTGGCTCATGCGTTCATGGTTTCTGATTCGTTACGATTACGGGAAGAAGTTCAAACCGATACCCTACCGCCGGGCGTTGAAAATTTTCCGAGCCTAATTCAGGTAACTCGCCCACCCGCCGATACGCTCAAACACTTTACCTACGCTATTACCCTGGGCGGTGATTACCGAAGCGGCAACGTGCAGCGGAGTTTGTATACGCTGGTCACGTCGTTTGATTACTTTAATCCCAAATCTATTCTGGGTTTGTATACGTCCCCCCGGTATACCTATGGTACCATTAACAAGGAATTGCAGGAACGGGAGCTGTTTGTGGATCTAAACGCTACCTTATGGTACAATCAGCACGACGTCTATCTGATGGGCTTTGGGGTACACGAGGAAAGTAACCTTCGACAGATTTCTAATCGCTGGTACGGAGGAGCGGGTTTTGGCTGGCGAATTTTGGGTGGACGTAAGGTGCCCAATACGCTGGTAAAAATCTCCATGACGAATGCGATTATTTTCGAATACACAGACTTTCTAAACGCTGAAGATGTTCGAGTGATTCGTAATTCTACCCGTATTCGGGTTGGTCTTACCAAAGATAAACTCGCCTTCAATAGTACCGTCTTCGTACAGCCCGCTTTGAACATGGCCAACCTCCGCTGGAGTTCGCTGAGTACGCTGGCTTATGCATTAGGCAAACGACTGGCTCTTTCGCTAACTGCAGATCATACTTATGAAAGTGTTGTACTACCGGGCAAGAAACGTACGGATTTTCACTGGGCGATTGGGTTGACGTTTAAGAATTGA
- a CDS encoding ABC transporter ATP-binding protein, with translation MLEARQLVKSYGALPVLKGIDLQIQPGEIVSIVGASGAGKSTLLHLLGTLDRPDSGQIFLDGQEISSLKDKALAEFRNRRIGFIFQFHNLLPEFTALENVCIPAWIGGKTQQTEERAQMLLGKLGLSHREKHYPSQLSGGEQQRVAVARALINSPAVIFADEPSGNLDSRNARELHELFFQLRDELNQTFVLVTHNEELAQMADRKLEMLDGRIVSE, from the coding sequence ATGCTCGAAGCTCGTCAACTCGTTAAATCATACGGTGCCCTGCCCGTACTCAAAGGAATCGACTTACAAATCCAGCCCGGTGAAATCGTATCCATTGTAGGTGCCTCGGGAGCGGGCAAAAGTACCTTGTTGCATTTATTGGGAACGCTTGACCGACCCGACTCCGGTCAGATTTTTCTGGATGGACAGGAGATTAGTAGTTTGAAAGACAAAGCCCTGGCCGAGTTTCGAAACCGACGCATTGGCTTTATCTTCCAGTTTCATAACCTGTTACCCGAATTTACGGCCTTGGAAAATGTTTGCATTCCGGCTTGGATTGGCGGTAAAACGCAGCAAACGGAAGAGCGAGCCCAGATGCTACTGGGGAAACTGGGTCTTTCGCATCGGGAAAAACATTATCCCAGTCAGCTTTCCGGGGGTGAGCAACAGCGGGTGGCCGTGGCTAGAGCCCTGATTAATTCGCCCGCCGTAATTTTCGCGGATGAGCCCTCCGGCAATCTGGATTCCCGCAACGCCCGGGAACTGCACGAGTTGTTTTTTCAGTTGCGGGATGAACTCAACCAGACCTTCGTACTGGTCACGCATAACGAAGAACTCGCTCAAATGGCTGATCGCAAGCTGGAAATGCTGGACGGTCGGATTGTCTCAGAGTAA